In the genome of Pseudomonas bubulae, one region contains:
- a CDS encoding NAD-dependent epimerase/dehydratase family protein — translation MPKASVLIVGCGDVGSRLATQLLDQDWQVYGLRRSIDRLPTGVIGVEGDLFSEQCPTQWPTGQIDYVVYSAAATEHDEAGYQAAYVDGLKNTLSWLEQHGQRPKRLLFVSSSGVYAQKDGEWIDETSPALSTNYSGRIILDAERVALESGIAASAVRLTGIYGPGREWLLGQVRKGYRVAVEPPLYGNRIHADDAAGLLAFLLEADRQGKALDDCYIGVDNAPAPLAEVVDWLRERLGITEWAAEASVRRAGSKRCSNARAKALGWEPRYSNYREGYAAILGEQA, via the coding sequence ATGCCCAAAGCCTCTGTATTGATCGTCGGATGCGGTGATGTCGGCAGCCGTCTGGCGACTCAACTGCTCGACCAGGATTGGCAGGTCTACGGCCTGCGCCGCTCCATTGACCGTTTACCCACGGGCGTTATCGGTGTGGAGGGCGATTTGTTCAGCGAGCAATGCCCGACGCAATGGCCAACCGGGCAAATTGATTACGTGGTGTACAGCGCGGCGGCGACCGAGCATGACGAAGCGGGCTATCAGGCGGCATATGTAGACGGCCTGAAAAACACCCTGAGTTGGCTGGAGCAGCATGGTCAGCGACCCAAGCGTCTGCTGTTTGTATCCAGCAGTGGCGTTTACGCCCAGAAAGACGGGGAATGGATCGACGAAACATCGCCCGCCCTGAGCACCAACTACTCTGGCCGGATCATCCTGGATGCCGAGCGGGTGGCGCTGGAGAGTGGCATCGCTGCCAGCGCGGTACGCCTGACCGGGATCTACGGGCCGGGTCGTGAATGGCTGCTGGGGCAAGTGCGCAAAGGTTATCGCGTGGCGGTTGAGCCGCCGCTGTATGGCAACCGTATCCATGCCGATGATGCTGCGGGGCTGCTGGCCTTTCTGCTGGAGGCTGATCGTCAGGGCAAGGCGCTGGATGACTGCTATATAGGTGTGGATAACGCACCGGCGCCACTGGCAGAAGTGGTGGACTGGTTGCGCGAGCGGTTGGGCATTACCGAATGGGCCGCCGAAGCGAGCGTGCGCCGCGCAGGCAGCAAGCGCTGCAGCAATGCCCGCGCCAAGGCGCTGGGCTGGGAGCCGCGCTATTCGAATTATCGCGAGGGCTATGCTGCGATTTTGGGGGAGCAGGCCTGA
- a CDS encoding RidA family protein — protein MSKTVITSDKAPAAIGTYSQAIKAGNTVYMSGQIPLDPKTMELVEGFEAQTIQVFENLKSVAEAAGGSFKDIVKLNIFLTDLSHFAKVNEIMGTYFEQPYPARAAIGVAALPKGSQVEMDAILVIE, from the coding sequence ATGTCCAAGACTGTTATCACCAGCGACAAGGCACCTGCTGCAATCGGTACTTATTCTCAGGCGATCAAAGCTGGCAATACTGTCTACATGTCCGGTCAAATCCCGCTGGACCCAAAAACCATGGAACTGGTTGAAGGCTTTGAAGCCCAGACCATCCAGGTTTTCGAAAACCTGAAGTCGGTCGCTGAAGCCGCAGGCGGTTCGTTCAAGGACATCGTCAAGCTGAACATCTTCCTGACTGACCTGAGCCACTTCGCCAAGGTCAACGAGATCATGGGCACCTACTTCGAACAACCCTATCCGGCCCGCGCCGCCATTGGCGTTGCTGCACTGCCAAAGGGCTCGCAGGTAGAAATGGACGCTATTCTGGTTATTGAGTAA
- the spoT gene encoding bifunctional GTP diphosphokinase/guanosine-3',5'-bis pyrophosphate 3'-pyrophosphohydrolase: MPSIDALADRLSAYLGPDQVNLVRRAYFYAEQAHDGQRRRSGEPYVTHPLAVANILADMHMDHQSLMAAMLHDVIEDTGIAKEALVAQFGETVADLVDGVSKLTQMNFETKAEAQAENFQKMAMAMARDIRVILVKLADRLHNMRTLEVLSGEKRRRIAKETLEIYAPIANRLGMHSIRIEFEDLGFKAMYPMRSARIYQAVKRARGNRKEIVNKIEESLSHCLAIDGIQGEVSGRQKHIYGIYKKMRGKRRAFNEIMDVYAFRIIVDKVDTCYRVLGAVHNLYKPLPGRFKDYIAIPKANGYQSLHTTLFGMHGVPIEIQIRTREMEEMANNGIAAHWLYKSSGDEQHTGTHARARQWVKGVLEMQQRAGNSLEFIESVKIDLFPDEVYVFTPKGRIMELPKGSTAVDFAYAVHTDVGNSCIACRINRRLAPLSEPLQSGSTVEIVSAPGARPNPAWLNFVVTGKARTHIRHALKLQRRSESVNLGERLLNKVLNGFNSALDKIPAERVQAMLQEYRLEHIEDLLEDIGLGNRMAYVVARRLLGEGEALPSPEGPLAIRGTEGLVLSYAKCCTPIPGDPIVGHLSAGKGMVVHLDNCRNISEIRHNPEKCIQLSWAKDVTGEFNVELRVELEHQRGLIALLASSVNAADGNIEKISMDERDGRISVVQLVVSVHDRVHLARVIKKLRALTGVIRITRMRA, encoded by the coding sequence ATGCCGAGCATAGACGCCCTCGCCGATCGCTTGTCGGCGTACCTCGGCCCGGACCAGGTCAATCTGGTCCGCCGGGCGTACTTCTACGCAGAACAAGCCCACGACGGCCAACGCCGACGCAGCGGCGAGCCTTATGTCACGCACCCGCTGGCAGTGGCAAATATCCTTGCCGACATGCATATGGACCATCAGAGCCTGATGGCGGCCATGCTGCATGACGTGATTGAAGACACCGGTATTGCCAAGGAAGCGCTGGTAGCGCAGTTCGGCGAAACCGTGGCCGACCTGGTCGATGGAGTCAGCAAGCTGACTCAGATGAACTTCGAAACCAAGGCCGAAGCCCAGGCTGAAAACTTCCAGAAGATGGCCATGGCCATGGCACGCGATATCCGCGTGATCCTGGTGAAGCTGGCTGACCGTCTGCACAACATGCGCACCCTCGAAGTGCTGTCCGGCGAAAAACGCCGACGGATTGCCAAGGAAACCCTGGAAATCTACGCACCCATCGCCAATCGGCTGGGCATGCACAGCATTCGTATCGAATTCGAAGACCTCGGTTTCAAGGCGATGTACCCGATGCGCTCCGCGCGCATTTATCAGGCGGTCAAACGCGCCCGGGGCAATCGCAAGGAAATCGTCAACAAAATTGAAGAATCGCTCAGCCACTGCCTGGCCATCGATGGCATTCAGGGCGAAGTCAGCGGTCGTCAAAAGCATATCTACGGCATCTACAAGAAGATGCGCGGCAAACGCCGGGCTTTTAACGAGATCATGGATGTTTACGCATTCCGGATCATCGTCGACAAGGTCGACACCTGCTACCGCGTGCTGGGCGCTGTACATAATTTGTACAAGCCCCTGCCGGGCCGGTTCAAGGACTACATCGCCATTCCCAAGGCCAACGGCTACCAGTCGTTGCATACCACGCTGTTTGGCATGCATGGCGTACCGATCGAGATCCAGATCCGTACCCGTGAAATGGAAGAAATGGCCAACAACGGCATCGCCGCCCACTGGCTTTACAAGTCCAGTGGCGACGAGCAGCACACGGGCACCCACGCCCGGGCGCGGCAATGGGTCAAGGGCGTGCTGGAAATGCAGCAACGCGCCGGCAACTCCCTCGAATTCATCGAAAGCGTGAAGATCGACCTGTTCCCGGACGAGGTCTACGTGTTTACGCCCAAAGGACGGATCATGGAGCTGCCCAAAGGCTCCACGGCCGTCGACTTTGCCTACGCGGTGCACACCGATGTGGGCAACAGCTGCATCGCCTGTCGCATCAACCGGCGTCTCGCACCGCTGTCCGAGCCGCTGCAAAGCGGCTCCACGGTCGAGATCGTCAGCGCTCCCGGCGCCCGACCCAACCCGGCCTGGCTTAACTTTGTGGTCACCGGCAAGGCGCGTACCCATATTCGCCATGCGCTCAAGCTGCAACGTCGTTCCGAGTCGGTCAACCTGGGCGAACGCCTGCTCAACAAGGTGCTTAACGGCTTCAACAGCGCGCTGGACAAGATCCCGGCCGAGCGCGTTCAGGCCATGCTCCAGGAATACCGCCTGGAGCATATCGAAGACCTGCTCGAAGATATCGGCCTCGGCAATCGCATGGCCTATGTAGTGGCCCGACGCCTGCTGGGCGAAGGCGAAGCATTGCCGAGCCCGGAAGGCCCGCTGGCGATTCGCGGCACCGAAGGCCTGGTGCTCAGCTACGCCAAATGCTGTACGCCGATCCCGGGGGATCCGATCGTTGGCCATTTGTCCGCAGGCAAAGGCATGGTCGTGCACCTGGACAACTGCCGCAATATCAGTGAAATCCGCCACAACCCCGAAAAGTGCATTCAGCTGTCGTGGGCCAAGGACGTTACCGGCGAGTTCAACGTTGAATTGCGCGTCGAACTGGAACACCAGCGCGGCCTGATTGCGCTGCTGGCCAGCAGCGTCAACGCTGCCGACGGCAATATCGAAAAGATCAGCATGGACGAACGCGATGGTCGCATCAGCGTGGTCCAACTGGTGGTCAGCGTACACGACCGTGTACACCTGGCCCGCGTGATCAAAAAACTGCGCGCCCTTACCGGGGTTATCCGCATCACTCGCATGCGTGCGTAG
- the rpoZ gene encoding DNA-directed RNA polymerase subunit omega yields MARVTVEDCLEHVDNRFELVMLSTKRARQLATGGKEPLVQWENDKPTVVALREIAEGLMSYEFIANAEIVEDEPLFAAFEDESNEAN; encoded by the coding sequence ATGGCCCGCGTAACCGTTGAAGACTGTCTAGAACACGTGGATAACCGCTTTGAGCTGGTCATGCTCTCTACCAAGCGTGCCCGTCAACTGGCCACCGGCGGTAAAGAGCCTCTGGTGCAGTGGGAAAACGACAAGCCTACCGTTGTTGCCCTGCGCGAAATCGCAGAAGGCCTGATGAGCTACGAGTTTATCGCCAACGCTGAAATCGTCGAAGACGAACCGCTGTTCGCAGCGTTCGAGGACGAGTCCAACGAGGCGAACTAA